A region from the Pelobates fuscus isolate aPelFus1 chromosome 1, aPelFus1.pri, whole genome shotgun sequence genome encodes:
- the LOC134592878 gene encoding gap junction alpha-2 protein-like, producing the protein MAVCKITLSGQGLRHATLVGRVVLPVLFFVRVLTLALAERSVWELESSQFICNTQQPGCNEVCYNAITFIIHPHYWFFQLILVTFPTIIYMGTSISKSQSPTQSNASKEEWVQPHFSVDVTNTAGSCETTISPCFYIFTLIFKLIVEAGCLLGQWYLIGFRILETFFCAKPPCSHSTDCFVPNSGKKTFIIIVMAVLTGVSLLLIMLELFLVLTKKMCTK; encoded by the coding sequence ATGGCAGTCTGCAAAATAACACTATCTGGACAGGGATTGAGACATGCCACACTTGTAGGCAGAGTCGTTCTACCAGTTCTCTTCTTTGTCCGAGTGCTGACCCTGGCTCTAGCTGAGAGATCTGTGTGGGAGCTGGAATCATCTCAGTTTATTTGTAACACTCAGCAACCTGGATGCAATGAGGTTTGCTACAATGCCATCACTTTTATAATCCATCCACATTACTGGTTCTTTCAGCTTATATTAGTTACTTTCCCTACCATCATTTATATGGGGACATCCATTTCAAAGTCTCAGAGTCCCACTCAAAGCAATGCCTCAAAGGAAGAATGGGTACAGCCACATTTCTCTGTGGATGTTACAAACACAGCTGGATCATGTGAGACGACAATCTCTCCATGTTTTTACATCTTTACTCTTATATTCAAGTTGATTGTGGAGGCTGGATGTTTACTGGGTCAATGGTATCTCATAGGCTTTCGGATTTTAGAAACATTTTTCTGTGCTAAACCTCCCTGTTCTCATTCAACAGATTGCTTTGTTCCAAACTCGGGAAAGAAAACATTCATAATCATAGTTATGGCAGTACTGACAGGAGTATCTCTATTGCTTATCATGTTAGAGTTATTCCTTGTGTTAACAAAGAAAATGTGCACCAAGTGA